In one Oryza glaberrima chromosome 2, OglaRS2, whole genome shotgun sequence genomic region, the following are encoded:
- the LOC127761453 gene encoding tRNA (guanine(9)-N1)-methyltransferase, with amino-acid sequence MADDAASEQATDVAAAGAADEGQPPAMSKSARKKLLKQERQAAQKAARKAAEKERRRADIERRRREWEEALAAAPSEEARAEMVEARRQTRRERVGRRAEERGARAERLRRAAEGAGQKVVLDLEFGDLMRPNEIHSLTQQIMYCYAVNGRSTNPAHLWLTGCNGEMATHLQWIPGYDKWMIEKEAKSYLEAFEDRKENLVYLTADAETVLDDLDMSKIYIIGGLVDRNRWKGITLKKAVDQGIQCAKLPIGNYLKMSSSQVLTVNQVFEIMLKFVETRDWKTSFFHVIPQRKRGEAEAGNDGVDISMNNVDAAEGAENQGDLTKVFDEDVDDDDVDDDDAVDEELQEEDTDMAKKKQCIRHENGEAEDASTRPAEDHSPGAAAETTTPTGGALPQAEQSKESNGADD; translated from the exons ATGGCTGACGACGCGGCGAGTGAGCAAGCCACGGACGTGGCCGCGGCCGGGGCCGCGGATGAAGGGCAGCCTCCGGCGATGTCGAAAAGCGCGAGGAAGAAGCTGCTGAAGCAGGAGAGGCAGGCGGCGCAGAAGGCGGCACggaaggcggcggagaaggagcgCCGGCGCGCCGACATAGAGAGGCGAAGGCGCGAGTGGGAGGAGGCGCTGGCCGCGGCGCCCTCGGAGGAGGCCCGCGCCGAGAtggtggaggcgcggcggcagacgcggcgcgAGCGGGtggggcggcgcgcggaggagcgcggcgcACGCGCCGAGCGGCTCCGCCGCGCGGCCGAGGGCGCCGGGCAGAAGGTGGTGCTGGACCTCGAGTTCGGAGATCTCATGCGGCCCAACGAGATTCACAGCCTCACGCAGCAG ATCATGTACTGTTATGCAGTTAATGGGAGGTCTACGAACCCTGCTCATCTATGGTTGACAGGTTGCAATGGAGAAATGGCAACCCATCTTCAATGGATTCCTGGGTATGATAAGTGGATGATTGAAAAGGAGGCCAAGTCTTATCTTGAAGCATTTGAAGATCGTAAAGAAAACCTTGTGTACCTTACAGCCGATGCTGAAACTGTGCTTGATGATCTAGACATGTCAAAAATATACATCATCGGTGGCCTAGTGGACCGGAACAGATGGAAAGGTATTACACTGAAAAAGGCGGTTGATCAGGGGATTCAATGTGCCAAGCTCCCTATTGGAAATTATTTAAAGATGTCAAGTTCTCAG GTTCTGACAGTTAACCAAGTGTTCGAGATAATGCTAAAGTTTGTGGAAACAAGGGACTGGAAGACTTCGTTCTTTCATGTGATCCCACagaggaaaagaggagaagcTGAAGCTGGAAATGATGGGGTCGATATAAGCATGAACAATGTTGATGCCGCCGAAGGGGCTGAGAATCAAGGTGACCTTACCAAGGTTTTTGATGAGGATGTAGATGATGACGATGTAGATGATGACGATGCTGTTGATGAAGAACTACAAGAGGAAGACACCGATATGGCTAAGAAAAAGCAGTGTATTAGACATGAAAATGGTGAGGCAGAGGATGCCTCCACCAGGCCAGCTGAGGATCACTCTCCCGGTGCAGCAGCAGAGACGACGACACCCACCGGAGGCGCTCTCCCCCAGGCTGAGCAGAGTAAAGAAAGCAATGGTGCCGATGACTGA
- the LOC127764086 gene encoding early nodulin-like protein 1, with the protein MASLAIFAAVAFVLLAASVSSSSAALYTVGDARGWAVPPTGSESYNHWGLKNRFRVGDVVEFKYVNESVVVVNHEGYRNCSSLSPVIRFTDGDTKYLLDRPGLVFFISGVQERCERGLRMRLRVRPAAPGPAQAPAPGPTRAALTLRRPPIGAPRPAAVTAAFTPTSPSASRPSARTSPSPSPGPAQAPSGASGRALTGFSMAAALLVVCVVSVFILV; encoded by the exons ATGGCTAGCCTTGCAATCTTCGCCGCTGTAGCCTTcgttctcctcgccgcctcggtgtcgtcgtcgtcggcggcttTGTACACCGTCGGCGATGCGAGGGGGTGGGCAGTGCCGCCCACAGGCTCAGAGTCGTACAACCATTGGGGTCTAAAGAATCGCTTCCGCGTAGGCGACGTCGTGG AGTTCAAGTACGTGAACGaatcggtggtggtggtgaaccACGAGGGCTACAGGAACTGCAGCTCGCTGAGCCCGGTGATCCGGTTCACGGACGGCGACACCAAGTACCTGCTCGACCGCCCGGGGCTCGTCTTCTTCATCAGCGGCGTGCAGGAGCGCTGCGAGCGCGGCCTGCGGATGAGGCTGCGCGTCAGGCCCGCCGCTCCGGGGCCGGcgcaggcgccggcgccggggccaACGAGGGCGGCGCTGACGCTGCGTCGTCCACCCATCGGCGCTCCCAGGccggccgccgtcaccgccgcgttCACCCCGACATCGCCGTCCGCTTCGCGCCCGAGCGCCAGAACCAGCCCGAGTCCCAGCCCTGGGCCGGCACAGGCGCCGAGCGGTGCATCTGGCCGCGCGCTCACGGGCTTCTCCATGGCAGCAGCGCTTCTCGTCGTGTGTGTCGTCTCCGTGTTCATCTTGGTTTGA
- the LOC127763185 gene encoding ribulose-1,5 bisphosphate carboxylase/oxygenase large subunit N-methyltransferase, chloroplastic, which translates to MATAAALALHTQFRPPRSPRRLRQHLALPSGVLIRSPVRASAASASAPAQREAAAAGVPWGCEIESLESAVSLERWLTDSGLPEQRLGIQRVDVGERGLVALKNIRKGEKLLFVPPSLVITADSEWGCPEVGNVLKRNSVPDWPLIATYLISEASLESSSRWSSYIAALPRQPYSLLYWTRPELDAYLVASPIRERAIQRITDVVGTYNDLRDRIFSKHSDLFPEEVYNLETFRWSFGILFSRLVRLPSMDGRVALVPWADMLNHSPEVETFLDYDKSSGGIVFTTDRSYQPGEQVFISYGKKSSGELLLSYGFVPKEGTNPNDSVELLVSLNKSDKCYKEKLQALKRNGLSEFESFPLRVTGWPVELMAYAFLVVSPPEMSQRFEEMAVAASNKSPSKPGLNYPELEEQALQFILDCCESNIAKYTKFLEGSSGSLQLSTNSKQANRTLLLKQLARDLCISERRILYRTQYILRRRLRDMRGGELKALSLFNGLRKLFK; encoded by the exons atggccaccgccgcggcgctcgcgcTCCACACGCAGttccggccgccgcgctcgcctcgccgtctCCGGCAGCATCTAGCCTTACCCTCAGGAGTCCTCATCAGATCCCCCGTCCGCGCCTCGgctgcgtcggcgtcggcgccggcgcagcgggaggccgccgccgcgggagtcCCGTGGGGCTGCGAGATCGAGTCCCTGGAGAGCGCCGTGTCGCTGGAGAGGTGGCTCACCGATTCGGGGCTCCCCGAGCAGAGGTTGGGGATACAGCGGGTGGACGTCGGTGAGCGCGGCCTCGTCGCGCTGAAGAACATCCGCAAGGGGGAGAAGCTGCTCTTCGTGCCTCCCTCCCTCGTCATTACAGCTGACTCA GAATGGGGCTGCCCTGAGGTGGGGAATGTGTTGAAGAGAAATTCTGTGCCGGATTGGCCGCTTATTGCTACCTACCTTATAAGCGAAGCTAGTTTAGAGAGTTCGTCGAGGTGGAGCAGCTACATAGCGGCGTTGCCAAGGCAGCCTTACTCTCTGTTGTACTG GACCAGGCCTGAGCTTGATGCATACTTGGTGGCTTCGCCAATCAGGGAACGCGCAATTCAGAGGATCACTGATGTGGTCGGAAc ATACAATGATCTCCGTGACAGAATATTTTCTAAGCATTCAGATTTGTTCCCTGAGGAG GTTTACAACTTAGAGACGTTTAGATGGTCCTTCGGCATCCTCTTCTCACGCCTG GTTCGATTGCCATCAATGGATGGAAGGGTTGCACTAGTTCCTTGGGCAGATATGCTTAACCATAGTCCTGAG GTGGAAACATTCTTGGATTATGATAAATCCTCAGGCGGAATAGTTTTCACTACCGATCGTTCATATCAACCAGGTGAGCAG GTGTTTATATCCTATGGCAAGAAATCCAGTGGCGAGCTATTGCTTTCATATGGTTTTGTTCCAAAAGAGGGAACAAACCCAAATGATTCAGTTGAATTGCTGGTGTCTCTTAATAAGTCTGATAAGTGCTACAAAGAGAAGCTACAAGCACTAAAAAGAAATGGTTTGTCAGA GTTTGAAAGTTTCCCTTTACGCGTCACAGGATGGCCAGTTGAGTTGATGGCTTATGCCTTTCTTGTGGTCAGCCCTCCCGAGATGAGCCAACGTTTTGAAGAG ATGGCTGTCGCTGCATCAAATAAAAGTCCATCCAAGCCTGGACTTAATTATCCTGAACTGGAGGAACAAGCTCTTCAGTTTATCTTGGACTGTTGTGAGTctaacatagcaaaatacacAAAGTTCCTAGAG GGTAGCAGTGGGTCTCTGCAACTTTCAACCAATTCAAAGCAAGCCAACCGGACGTTACTGCTAAAACAACTAGCAAGAGATCTTTGCATTAGTGAACGGAGAATCCTGTATCGTACACAATAT ATATTGCGTAGGAGACTGAGGGACATGAGAGGTGGTGAACTTAAAGCTCTGTCATTGTTCAATGGGCTCAGAAAGCTCTTCAAATAA
- the LOC127762021 gene encoding protein kinase G11A-like, translating to MATTASKTIPQTLPEIPTTPEPQQYTKTAPDIPKSNNSRSSVPKLLQESDRGKLNHKLEPKEQKPNHHLKESVDVSSAKCPTEVSEEMVSEGIASQEKKVVEYESVNGSSTSFHTCEGSGPGKASGSARMTDRSETGERGSSSRCRPSTSSDISDESSCSSMSSTTKPHKSNDSRWEAIQTIRVRDGIIGLSHFRLLKKLGCGDIGSVYLSELSGTKSYFAMKVMDKASLASRKKLLRAQTEKEILQCLDHPFLPTLYTHFETDKFSCLVMEFCPGGDLHTLRQRQPGKYFPEQAVKFYVAEILLALEYLHMLGIIYRDLKPENVLVREDGHIMLSDFDLSLRCAVSPTLIKSSNPDAEALRKNSQGYCVQPACVEPSCVIQPSCAAPTTCFGPRFFSKSKKDRKPKPEIATQISPWPELIAEPSDARSMSFVGTHEYLAPEIIKGEGHGSAVDWWTFGIFLYELLFGKTPFKGSGNRATLFNVIGQPLRFPEYPIVSFSARDLIRGLLVKEPQHRLAYKRGATEIKQHPFFEGVNWALIRCASPPEVPKPVEIERPPKLPPSTSGTTDVSSGAPQKGSDGYLEFDFF from the exons ATGGCGACAACGGCTTCAAAGACAATTCCTCAAACCCTCCCAGAAATCCCAACCACCCCAGAACCACAGCAGTATACTAAGACTGCTCCagacatccccaaatcaaacaatTCTCGTTCTTCAGTACCTAAATTGCTACAAGAATCAGACCGCGGCAAGTTGAATCATAAATTGGAGCCAAAGGAACAAAAgccaaaccaccacctgaaaGAGTCTGTTGATGTTTCATCGGCCAAGTGTCCGACAGAAGTGAGCGAAGAAATGGTTTCAGAAGGTATTGCAAGTCAAGAAAAGAAGGTTGTGGAGTATGAGAGTGTGAATGGGAGCTCCACCTCATTTCACACATGCGAAGGGAGTGGTCCAGGAAAAGCAAGTGGAAGTGCTAGGATGACGGATCGATCCGAGACCGGTGAAAGGGGTAGTAGTAGCAGATGCAGGCCAAGCACAAGCAGTGATATCAGTGATGAGAGTTCGTGTAGCAGCATGAGCAGCACCACGAAGCCTCATAAGTCAAATGATTCACGGTGGGAGGCGATCCAGACGATCAGGGTGAGAGATGGGATCATTGGGTTGAGCCATTTCAGGCTGTTGAAGAAGCTAGGCTGTGGTGATATTGGCAGTGTATATCTCTCTGAATTGAGCGGGACGAAAAGCTATTTCGCGATGAAGGTTATGGATAAGGCTTCATTAGCAAGCCGCAAGAAGTTGCTTCGAGCTCAAACTGAGAAAGAAATTCTGCAATGCCTGGATCACCCCTTTCTTCCTACATTGTACACTCACTTCGAGACTGACAAGTTCTCATGCCTGGTGATGGAGTTCTGCCCAGGAGGAGACCTGCATACCCTTAGGCAGAGGCAGCCGGGCAAATATTTTCCAGAGCAAGCTGTCAA ATTCTATGTAGCAGAAATCCTCTTGGCATTAGAGTACCTGCACATGCTCGGCATCATATACCGTGATCTCAAGCCAGAAAACGTCCTCGTTCGGGAGGATGGGCACATCATGCTATCTGACTTTGACCTCTCACTCCGTTGCGCGGTGAGTCCAACACTAATAAAATCATCCAACCCGGACGCTGAAGCACTCAGGAAGAACAGCCAAGGTTACTGTGTCCAGCCAGCATGCGTCGAGCCATCCTGCGTGATTCAGCCATCATGTGCAGCCCCTACAACCTGCTTTGGCCCTCGATTCTTCTCCAAATCCAAGAAAGATCGCAAACCGAAGCCTGAAATTGCGACCCAGATCAGCCCTTGGCCGGAGCTCATAGCGGAGCCCAGCGATGCTCGTTCAATGTCATTTGTTGGAACACATGAGTACTTGGCCCCAGAGATCATCAAAGGCGAGGGCCATGGTAGCGCTGTCGATTGGTGGACCTTCGGGATATTCTTGTATGAACTTCTGTTTGGAAAGACACCATTCAAGGGCTCTGGCAACAGGGCAACACTGTTCAATGTCATTGGTCAGCCATTGCGCTTCCCGGAGTACCCAATTGTCAGCTTCTCAGCAAGAGATTTGATAAGAGGTCTACTTGTGAAGGAGCCCCAGCATCGGTTAGCTTACAAACGCGGCGCCACAGAGATAAAGCAGCATCCGTTCTTCGAAGGCGTAAACTGGGCGTTGATCCGATGTGCAAGCCCACCGGAGGTACCAAAGCCTGTCGAGATTGAGAGGCCACCAAAGTTGCCCCCATCCACATCTGGAACTACTGATGTGTCCAGTGGTGCGCCTCAGAAGGGTTCTGATGGCTACTTAGAGTTTGATTTTTTCTGA
- the LOC127762022 gene encoding uncharacterized protein LOC127762022 yields MLAIFPKLPKRFPFQLLFLPSQHARRRSHMADPSRSSPTAAAAGDALLAAAAAPGDAPDATALAVAADADAEFGFQRAELGTEKLAGTVQFHERHVFLCYKGPEVWPSHVEAAESDRLPRLLAAAIKTHKSDLKKKTKLTICEGEDGTESSNGDVLIFPDMIRYRGLTHFDVDNFVQEVLVKDTEWLPGSPEAIKGSYVFVCCHASRDKRCGVCGPALIKRFKEEIGVQGLADQVSVSACSHVGGHKYAGNVIVFSADAKGEVTGHWYGYVSPDDVPVLLHKHIGQGEIVDHLWRGQMGLSEEEQRKALESKHVTNGVTEDGAHESPEETTNGSACNPVAAGGCCQGNGGFTCCQSDLPKEDKSITAEQNQKSSEKGADKECAAGSKKRHMKMCSMPTWFETWETADTYAALGIVAAAASVFVAFRIYKNLN; encoded by the exons atgctcGCCATTTTCCCCAAGCTCCCGAAGCGATTTCCATTTCAACTGCTCTTCCTCCCTTCGCAGCACGCACGTCGCCGTAGCCACATGGCCGACCCTTCCAGATCCTCccccaccgcggccgccgccggcgacgccctcctggcggcggcggcggcgcccggtgaCGCGCCGGACGCGACCGCCCTCGCCGTGGCGGCCGATGCGGACGCGGAGTTCGGGTTCCAGCGCGCGGAGCTCGGGACGGAGAAGCTGGCCGGCACGGTGCAGTTCCACGAGCGCCACGTCTTCCTCTGCTACAAGGGGCCCGAGGTGTGGCCGTCCCACGTCGAGGCCGCGGAGTCTGaccgcctcccccgcctcctcgccgccgccatcaagACCCACAAGTCGGACTTGAAGAAGAAA ACCAAATTGACCATTTGTGAAGGAGAAGATGGCACTGAGTCATCCAATGGAGACGTGTTGATCTTTCCAGATATGATCAGATACAG AGGGCTGACTCACTTTGATGTTGACAACTTTGTTCAAGAAGTGCTTGTGAAAGATACTGAATGGCTTCCTGGATCTCCTGAGGCTATAAAAGGTTCCTATGTTTTTGTTTGCTGCCATGCAAGCAGGGATAAGAGGTGTGGTGTCTGTGGACCTGCTTTGATTAAGAGGTTCAAGGAAGAGATAGGTGTACAAGGCCTTGCTGATCAGGTGTCAGTCAGTGCATGCTCACATGTGGGAGGCCATAAGTATGCAGGAAATGTCATTGTTTTCAGTGCAGATGCCAAGGGAGAAGTGACTGGTCATTG GTATGGTTATGTTTCTCCTGATGATGTGCCTGTCTTGCTACATAAACATATTGGACAAGGAGAGATCGTGGACCATCTATGGAG GGGTCAGATGGGTTTGTCTGAAGAAGAGCAGAGGAAAGCCCTGGAGTCTAAACACGTGACAAATGGTGTGACCGAGGATGGTGCCCATGAATCCCCTGAAGAAACTACCAACGGTTCTGCTTGCAACCCTGTCGCTGCAGGTGGTTGCTGCCAGGGCAATGGAGGCTTTACCTGCTGCCAGAGTGATCTGCCAAAGGAGGATAAGAGCATCACAGCTGAGCAGAACCAGAAGAGCTCCGAGAAGGGGGCTGACAAAGAGTGTGCTGCTGGCAGCAAGAAGAGGCACATGAAGATGTGTTCCATGCCAACCTGGTTTGAGACATGGGAAACGGCTGACACCTATGCTGCTCTTGGTATTGTTGCAGctgctgcatcggtgttcgtcGCTTTCAGGATCTACAAGAACCTCAATTGA
- the LOC127763184 gene encoding cellulose synthase-like protein E2 — protein sequence MAGSGGGVVSGGRQRGPPLFATEKPGRMAMAAYRVSAATVFAGVLLIWLYRATHLPPGGGDGVRRWAWLGMLAAELWFGFYWVLTLSVRWCPVYRRTFKDRLAQSYSEDELPSVDIFVCTADPTAEPPMLVISTVLSVMAYDYLPEKLNIYLSDDAGSVLTFYVLCEASEFAKHWIPFCKKYKVEPRSPAAYFAKVASPPDGCGPKEWFTMKELYKDMTDRVNSVVNSGRIPEVPRCHSRGFSQWNENFTSSDHPSIVQILIDSNKQKAVDIDGNALPTLVYMAREKKPQKQHHFKAGSLNALIRVSSVISNSPIIMNVDCDMYSNNSESIRDALCFFLDEEQGQDIGFVQYPQNFENVVHNDIYGHPINVVNELDHPCLDGWGGMCYYGTGCFHRREALCGRIYSQEYKEDWTRVAGRTEDANELEEMGRSLVTCTYEHNTIWGIEKGVRYGCPLEDVTTGLQIQCRGWRSVYYNPKRKGFLGMTPTSLGQILVLYKRWTEGFLQISLSRYSPFLLGHGKIKLGLQMGYSVCGFWAVNSFPTLYYVTIPSLCFLNGISLFPEKTSPWFIPFAYVMVAAYSCSLAESLQCGDSAVEWWNAQRMWLIRRITSYLLATIDTFRRILCISESGFNLTVKVTDLQALERYKKGMMEFGSFSAMFVILTTVALLNLACMVLGISRVLLQEGPGGLETLFLQAVLCVLIVAINSPVYEALFLRRDKGSLPASVARVSICFVLPLCILSICK from the exons ATGGCGGGGAGCGGCGGGGgcgtcgtctccggcggccgCCAGCGCGGGCCCCCGCTGTTCGCGACGGAGAAACCGGGgcggatggcgatggcggcgtacCGGGTGTCCGCGGCCACGGTCTTCGCGGGAGTTCTTCTGATATGGCTGTACAGAGCCACTCACCTGCctcccggtggcggcgacggcgtgcggcggtggGCGTGGCTCGGGATGCTCGCGGCGGAGCTCTGGTTCGGCTTCTACTGGGTCCTGACGCTTTCCGTGCGGTGGTGCCCCGTCTACCGCCGCACCTTCAAAGACCGCCTCGCTCAAAG CTACAGTGAAGACGAGCTTCCCAGTGTGGACATTTTTGTCTGTACAGCGGATCCAACAGCAGAGCCACCGATGCTTGTCATCTCCACTGTTTTGTCTGTCATGGCTTATGACTACCTGCCTGAGAAGCTGAACATCTACTTATCTGATGATGCTGGTTCGGTTTTAACATTCTACGTTCTATGCGAGGCATCCGAGTTTGCAAAGCATTGGATTCCATTTTGCAAGAAGTACAAGGTGGAACCCAGATCACCAGCTGCTTACTTTGCTAAAGTAGCTTCCCCTCCTGATGGGTGTGGACCTAAAGAGTGGTTTACCATGAAG GAACTGTACAAAGACATGACAGATCGTGTGAACTCAGTAGTAAATTCAGGTAGGATCCCCGAGGTTCCACGATGCCATTCCAGAGGCTTCTCACAGTGGAATGAGAATTTCACTTCTAGTGATCACCCTTCTATAGTTCAG ATTTTAATCGATAGTAACAAACAAAAGGCGGTTGATATTGATGGAAATGCATTGCCAACACTTGTATATATGGCACGTGAGAAGAAACCCCAGAAACAGCATCACTTCAAAGCTGGATCTTTGAATGCTTTG ATAAGGGTATCATCAGTGATAAGCAACAGTCCAATCATCATGAATGTTGATTGTGATATGTACTCAAACAATTCAGAGTCCATCAGAGACGCATTGTGTTTTTTCCTAGATGAAGAGCAAGGCCAAGATATTGGTTTTGTACAGTATCCTCAGAATTTTGAAAATGTGGTGCACAATGACATCTATGGCCACCCAATCAATGTTGTCAACGAG TTGGATCATCCTTGCTTGGATGGTTGGGGTGGAATGTGTTACTATGGCACTGGATGCTTCCATCGGAGAGAGGCCCTATGTGGACGAATCTATAGTCAAGAATATAAGGAAGATTGGACTAGGGTAGCAGGGAGAACAGAAGATGCTAATGAGTTGGAAGAAATGGGCAGGTCACTTGTGACTTGCACATATGAGCATAACACCATCTGGGGAATTGAG AAGGGGGTTAGGTATGGGTGCCCACTGGAGGATGTAACTACAGGATTACAAATCCAATGCCGTGGATGGAGATCAGTGTACTACAACCCCAAAAGAAAGGGATTCTTAGGCATGACACCCACCTCACTAGGCCAGATCCTGGTCCTGTACAAGAGATGGACAGAAGGGTTCCTCCAAATATCCCTCTCACGGTACAGCCCCTTCTTATTAGGTCATGGGAAGATCAAGCTGGGTCTTCAAATGGGCTACTCTGTCTGCGGCTTCTGGGCCGTGAACAGCTTCCCCACCTTGTACTATGTCACAATTCCTTCTCTTTGCTTCCTCAATGGCATCTCCCTCTTTCCTGAG AAAACTAGCCCCTGGTTCATACCCTTTGCGTACGTTATGGTGGCCGCATACTCCTGCAGCTTAGCAGAGTCACTGCAATGTGGTGACAGTGCAGTGGAGTGGTGGAATGCACAGAGGATGTGGCTCATTAGAAGGATCACCTCATACCTCCTGGCAACCATCGACACATTCCGCAGAATATTGTGCATCTCTGAGTCTGGATTCAACCTGACAGTGAAGGTCACTGACTTGCAGGCCTTGGAGAGGTACAAGAAGGGGATGATGGAATTCGGATCCTTCTCGGCGATGTTTGTAATCCTTACGACAGTTGCGCTGCTCAACCTGGCATGCATGGTGTTAGGAATTAGTAGAGTTTTGTTACAAGAAGGCCCAGGGGGTTTGGAAACTTTGTTTCTCCAGGCTGTTCTATGTGTACTGATAGTAGCCATCAATTCTCCGGTTTATGAGGCGCTCTTCCTCCGCAGGGACAAGGGCAGCTTGCCAGCTTCTGTCGCTCGAGTTTCCATTTGCTTTGTGTTGCCACTCTGTATACTCTCAATATGTAAATGA
- the LOC127764065 gene encoding protein NOI4-like, with the protein MSDETGRTIPKFGAWDVNNPASADGFTVIFSKARDEKKGPVNVDASTRSNSDMKDSNNNKATEKINPYHRRTNSASKKWFCCVSPSPTQP; encoded by the exons ATGTCG GACGAGACTGGCCGCACCATTCCAAAGTTCGGCGCATGGGACGTCAACAACCCGGCCTCTGCCGACGGTTTCACGGTGATCTTCAGCAAAGCCAGGGATGAGAAGAAGGGCCCCGTCAACGTGGACGCCAGCACCAGGTCAAACTCTGACATGAAAGACTCCAATAACAATAAGGCAACAGAGAAGATCAACCCCTACCACCGCAGGACAAACTCCGcatca AAGAAGTGGTTTTGCTGTGTGTCGCCCAGCCCCACCCAACCTTGA